From the genome of Acidimicrobiales bacterium, one region includes:
- a CDS encoding DUF2304 domain-containing protein encodes MSGRAHIFVLLLAIGLVGFVLRLVRRRQMRAKYSFIWLGLGLGALVLAVVPGLLDRTASAVGVDYAPALLFMLAILVLLLVVVHFSWELSRLEERVRTLAEYIALVTAEKAESPSPGDNVGEPR; translated from the coding sequence ATGAGCGGACGGGCCCACATCTTCGTGCTGCTGCTCGCCATCGGGCTCGTCGGCTTCGTGCTCCGCCTCGTGCGGCGCCGGCAGATGCGCGCCAAGTACAGCTTCATCTGGCTGGGCCTCGGTCTGGGAGCGCTCGTGCTCGCCGTGGTGCCCGGCCTGCTGGATCGGACGGCGTCGGCGGTCGGGGTCGACTATGCGCCGGCGCTGCTGTTCATGCTGGCGATCCTCGTCCTGCTACTCGTCGTCGTGCACTTCTCCTGGGAGTTGTCGCGCCTCGAAGAGCGCGTGCGAACGCTGGCCGAGTACATCGCCCTCGTCACCGCCGAAAAAGCAGAGTCGCCGTCGCCCGGCGACAACGTCGGCGAGCCGCGCTAA
- a CDS encoding glycosyltransferase family 2 protein, giving the protein MTATPSIRRANLAPRSNTLVIIPAYNEEESLPGVIADLKQFAPTLDVLVVVDGATDATAEVAYAHGATVATLPFNLGIGGALRTGFAYARAHGYERCIQFDGDGQHDAREIGHLLDALDSGFDMVIGSRFAGAGEYDAGRTRRGAMGMLRLLLYILAGQRFSDTSSGFRAFSRPVIEFFARSYPLDYMESVESLLLACYANFRVGEVPTAMHQRTGGAPSNRRFRLIYHYVRLMIVLVVSASRSRRQPTGTRG; this is encoded by the coding sequence GTGACGGCGACGCCCAGCATCCGGCGCGCCAACTTGGCGCCGCGTTCGAACACGCTCGTGATCATCCCCGCGTACAACGAGGAGGAGTCACTGCCGGGTGTCATCGCCGACCTCAAGCAGTTCGCGCCCACCCTCGACGTGCTGGTCGTAGTGGACGGCGCCACCGACGCCACCGCCGAGGTTGCCTACGCCCACGGCGCGACCGTCGCGACGCTGCCGTTCAACTTGGGCATCGGCGGCGCGCTGCGCACCGGGTTCGCCTACGCCCGGGCACACGGCTACGAACGCTGCATCCAGTTCGACGGCGACGGCCAGCACGATGCGCGCGAGATCGGCCACCTGCTCGACGCACTGGACTCCGGCTTCGACATGGTGATCGGCAGCCGCTTCGCCGGTGCGGGTGAATACGACGCCGGGCGTACGCGCCGGGGCGCCATGGGGATGCTGCGGTTGCTGCTCTACATCCTCGCCGGTCAGCGCTTCAGCGACACGTCGTCCGGCTTCCGGGCGTTCTCGCGACCCGTCATCGAATTCTTCGCCCGCAGCTACCCACTCGACTACATGGAGTCGGTCGAATCGCTACTCCTGGCGTGCTACGCCAACTTCCGCGTCGGCGAGGTGCCGACGGCGATGCATCAACGAACGGGCGGCGCGCCGTCGAACCGGCGCTTCCGCTTGATTTACCACTACGTGCGACTCATGATCGTCCTCGTGGTGTCCGCGTCACGCAGCCGCCGCCAACCCACGGGAACGCGCGGATGA